The genomic interval GGTCGTCCTCGAGCGAGACGAAGAACTGCGACGATCCGGGGTCGCCCTGACGTCCCGCACGTCCGCGCAACTGACGGTCCACACGGCGGCTTTCGTGCCGCTCCGTGCCGATGATCGCCAGACCTCCGGCGGCCTTCACTTCGGGCGTCAGCTTGATGTCCGTACCGCGGCCCGCCATGTTGGTGGCGATGGTCACCTGCCCGGCGCGCCCGGCCTCGGCCACCACCTGCGCCTCCAGTGCGTGCTGTTTGGCGTTCAGCACGTTGTGCTTGATGCCGCGCAGCTTGAGCATGCGGCTCAGCAGCTCCGAGATCTCGACCGACGTCGTACCCACCAGCACGGGGCGCCCTTCGCCCACGAGGCGCACGATCTCTTCGATCACGGCGTTGTATTTCTCGCGCTTGGTTTTGTAGATCAGGTCCTGGCGGTCGTCGCGGATCACCGGCCGGTTCGTCGGGATGACCACCACGTCGAGTTTGTAGATGCTCCAGAACTCCGACGCCTCCGTCTCGGCCGTACCGGTCATGCCGGCCAGCTTGTGGTACATGCGGAAGTAGTTCTGCAACGTGATCGTGGCGAAGGTCTGCGTCGCGGCCTCGACCTTCACGTGCTCCTTGGCCTCGATGGCCTGGTGCAGGCCGTCCGAATAGCGGCGGCCGTCGAGGATACGTCCCGTCTGCTCGTCCACGATCTTCACCTTGTTGTCCATCACGACGTACTCCACGTCCTTCTCGAACATGGCGTAGGCCTTCAGCAACTGGTTCACCGTGTGCACGCGCTCCGACTTGATCGAGTAGTCGTTTATCACCTCGTCGCGTTTCTGCGCCTTCTCCTCCGCGGGCAGGTCGCTCTTTTCGAGCTCGGCCACCGCCGCGCCGATGTCGGGCAGCACGAAGAAGCCGTCCTCCTTGAAGTATTTCGACAGCTCCTCGTGGCCCTTGTCCGTCAGCTCCACCGAATTGAGCTTCTCGTCGATGACGAAGTAGAGCGGATCGGTGATTTCGGGCATCCGGCGGTTGTTGTCCTGCATGTAGATGTTTTCGGTCTTCTGCATCAGGGCCTTGATTCCCGGCTCGGAGAGGTATTTTATCAGCGGCTTGTATTTGGGCAGTCCCTTGTGCACGCGGTAGAGCTTGATGCCGCCCTCCTCGGTCTTGCCCTCCGCGATGAGCTGCCGCGCCTCGGCCAGCAGCGCCGTGACGAAGTTGCGCTGGAGGTTGTAGAGGTGTTCGATCGAGGGCTGGTACTGCTCGAAGAGCTGGTCGTCGCCCTTGGGCACGGGGCCCGAGATGATGAGCGGCGTGCGGGCGTCGTCGATCAGCACCGAGTCGGCCTCGTCCACGATGGCGTAGTGGTGCTTGCGCTGCACGAGGTCCTTGGGCGACGAGGCCATGTTGTCGCGCAGGTAGTCGAAGCCGAACTCGTTGTTCGTACCGAACGTGATGTCGGCCATGTAGGCCTTGCGGCGCGCCTCCGAATTGGGCTGGTGGCGGTCGATGCAGTCCACCGACAGTCCGTGGAACTGGTAGAGCGGTCCCATCCACTCGGAGTCGCGTTTGGCCAGGTAGTCGTTCACCGTGACCAGGTGCACGCCCTTTCCGGCCAGCGCATTGAGGAATACGGGGAGCGTCGCCACGAGCGTCTTGCCCTCGCCCGTCGCCATTTCGGCGATGTTGCCTTCGCGTTCGCGTTCGCCGAGCTTCTTGGCGGGGCTCTTCTTGCTGCGCGTCAGCACCACGCCGCCGAAGAGCTGGCAGTCGTAGTGGATCATGTCCCACTTCATGTCGTTGCCGCCTGCCATCCAGTGATTGGCGTACACGGCCTTGTCGCCCTCGATGGTGACGAAGTCTTTCGTCGCGGCCAGCTCGCGGTCGAAGTCGTTGGCCGTCACTGCGATCGTGTCGTTCTGCGCGAAGCGGCGCGCCGTGTCCTTCATGATGGCGAAGGCCTCGGGCAGGATTTCGTCGAGCTTGTCCTCGATCCTGTCGTCGATGCGCTTGGTCGTCTCGTCGATCTCCTTCGAGATCTTCTCCTTCTCCTCGAGCGACGTCTCGGGCAGTTCGAGCCGTGCTTTCAGCTCGACGATGCGGGCCTCGTCCGCGGCGATGTAGTCGGCGATCTGTTGTTTGAGCCCCTGGCTGCGGGCGCGCAGCTCGTCGTTCGAGAGGGCCTCGATCGAGGGGTAGACAGCCTTGATCTTCTCGACGTAAGGCTGGATCTGTTTGCGGTCTTTTTCGGCCTTGGAGCCGAAAACGGCTTTGATTACGCTTGCAAGAATATCCATATTTCAGTCGTTGTTTTTTCGGTTCGGATTCTAAATCTTGCAAAGATACTTATTTTTTGCGATTTATCAACTCCCGGAGGGGCTTTTTGCGC from Alistipes dispar carries:
- the secA gene encoding preprotein translocase subunit SecA, with translation MDILASVIKAVFGSKAEKDRKQIQPYVEKIKAVYPSIEALSNDELRARSQGLKQQIADYIAADEARIVELKARLELPETSLEEKEKISKEIDETTKRIDDRIEDKLDEILPEAFAIMKDTARRFAQNDTIAVTANDFDRELAATKDFVTIEGDKAVYANHWMAGGNDMKWDMIHYDCQLFGGVVLTRSKKSPAKKLGEREREGNIAEMATGEGKTLVATLPVFLNALAGKGVHLVTVNDYLAKRDSEWMGPLYQFHGLSVDCIDRHQPNSEARRKAYMADITFGTNNEFGFDYLRDNMASSPKDLVQRKHHYAIVDEADSVLIDDARTPLIISGPVPKGDDQLFEQYQPSIEHLYNLQRNFVTALLAEARQLIAEGKTEEGGIKLYRVHKGLPKYKPLIKYLSEPGIKALMQKTENIYMQDNNRRMPEITDPLYFVIDEKLNSVELTDKGHEELSKYFKEDGFFVLPDIGAAVAELEKSDLPAEEKAQKRDEVINDYSIKSERVHTVNQLLKAYAMFEKDVEYVVMDNKVKIVDEQTGRILDGRRYSDGLHQAIEAKEHVKVEAATQTFATITLQNYFRMYHKLAGMTGTAETEASEFWSIYKLDVVVIPTNRPVIRDDRQDLIYKTKREKYNAVIEEIVRLVGEGRPVLVGTTSVEISELLSRMLKLRGIKHNVLNAKQHALEAQVVAEAGRAGQVTIATNMAGRGTDIKLTPEVKAAGGLAIIGTERHESRRVDRQLRGRAGRQGDPGSSQFFVSLEDDLMRLFGSGRIAAMMDRMGLKEGEVIQAGMMTRAIERAQKKVEENNFGIRKRLLEYDDVMNSQREVIYTRRRHALYGERIEIDLNNIMYDFAENFVEENRGIEYEDFRMELIRQVAVELPVDEAAYGDAKPEELVDAIVRALKETYARRAKAVADTVRPVMQRIYEDRKEQMDSNIYFPLTDGHLGYNIPVNLQKCKDTDGAEIYKVFSKVVMFTTIDDAWREHLREMDDLRQSVQNATYEQKDPLLIYKFESFGLFSKMLVKVNREVLAILDKAYIPVREQSAEEVRRQQQERERMQIERERRAKVDVNKLQASRMQAAAQAGQQDRSKPMPVHVEKKVGRNDPCPCGSGKKYKNCHGKGL